The Filimonas lacunae genomic sequence CCCCTTTAATAGCTGCCACGCCGGCATCTGCTTTAACAAACAACATTTTAGCGAAAAGGTAATGACGTAAACCAAACTTAATAGGAGTAACCTTCAAATTAGAAACACCATCCACCTTGTTGTGAAAAGTATTATAACCAATACTTCCGGTAATAAATGTGGAACTTAGCAGTCCAAAACCTGCACCAGCTTCACCACCTAAACCATAGTTGTACTGGCTCTCTTTAAACTTTCCGGTTGGAGTATTGTACATACCGTTGGCATACACAAAAAACAGTTTTTGTGCTTTACCAGCATGAGAAAAAAACAATGTTCCAACTAACAGGAACATTAAAGCGAGGCGCATGTTCATAAAAATGTAATTTAGCGGTTCAAACCTACCGAAAAGTTGGTTTTTAAATTACTGAAATACTATTTAATTTATGCTTTCTAAGAAAACGCAGTATGCTTTCAAGGCATTAATGTATTTGGCACAAAGACACAATGAGGGGCCTGTTTTAATTGCGGAGATTGCCAAAAAGAAGAAAATTCCATTAAAATTCCTTGAGAATATTCTATTGGAGCTAAAAAAAGGCGGCGTTTTAGAAAGCAAAAAAGGGAAAGGTGGCGGCTACTTTTTTGCCGTGGCGCCCAATACCGTATACCTGGCAAAAATTATGCGCCTGATGGAAGGCCCTATAGCCTTACTGCCTTGCGTAAGTTTAAATTTTTACCAGCGATGTAAAAACTGCGATGAAAAATTCTGCGGTTTAAACAAGGTAATGGGTGATGTGCGGGATGCATCGTTGTCCATCCTCGAAACACGAACTGTTGCTGATATAGCTGCCCTCAGCTTGTAACTCATAAAAAAACCGGCCAGGCCGGTTTTTTTATTGAAATAGATTGAACTACTTAGTCAGGTTCTTCAACATATCTGCCGTCATAGCATCCAGGTCGTACTCCGGCTTCCAATTCCAGTCGCGCTGCGCTACGCTGTCGTCAATACTTTGCGGCCAGCTGTCGGCAATAGTTTGTCGGGAATCTGGTTTATAGCTGATAGTAAAGTCAGGAATATGCTTTTGAATAGATGCTGCAATTTCTTTAGGCGAAAAACTGATAGCCGATAAGTTATAGGAATGGCGCACACTAATAGCTTCCTGCGGCGCTTCCATCAACTCAATAGTGGCCCGTATAGCATCCGGCATATACATCATAGGCAAATACGTGTTTTCGCTCAAAAAACACTCGTAATGCTTCTCTTCCAGTGCATCGTGATAAATTTCCACCGCATAAT encodes the following:
- a CDS encoding porin family protein, yielding MNMRLALMFLLVGTLFFSHAGKAQKLFFVYANGMYNTPTGKFKESQYNYGLGGEAGAGFGLLSSTFITGSIGYNTFHNKVDGVSNLKVTPIKFGLRHYLFAKMLFVKADAGVAAIKGDGDSKSKFTMGAGAGVKFAGLNLGIDYNTVNTGISGANWYGWFAFKAGFSIGI
- a CDS encoding RrF2 family transcriptional regulator; translated protein: MLSKKTQYAFKALMYLAQRHNEGPVLIAEIAKKKKIPLKFLENILLELKKGGVLESKKGKGGGYFFAVAPNTVYLAKIMRLMEGPIALLPCVSLNFYQRCKNCDEKFCGLNKVMGDVRDASLSILETRTVADIAALSL